A genome region from Triticum aestivum cultivar Chinese Spring chromosome 2B, IWGSC CS RefSeq v2.1, whole genome shotgun sequence includes the following:
- the LOC123044358 gene encoding scarecrow-like protein 32, whose translation MPCTSTKSAPQTAGRVLALPLCSFLIIAAASQICCLPFHPPRDPPYMMQFTHAAVTAPPLYPNGHHGLGLGLFLDVGAPRARPWPAAGSLFPTLPPSSKISLGNLNSAGCMEQLLVHCANAIEANDATLTQQILWVLNNIAPADGDSNQRLTAAFLCALVARASRTGACKAVTAAVAAAVESAALHVHRFTAVELASFVDLTPWHRFGYMAANHAILEAVEGFSVVHVVDLSTTHCMQIPTLIDMLASRAEGPPILRLTVADVGCSGPPPALDMSYDELGAKLVNFARSRNVTMDFRMVPTSPADAFTSLVDQLRVQQLVSDGTEALILNCHMLLHTVPDETAGSVSLTQSVSLRTMLLKSIRTLDPTLVVVAEEDADFTAGDVVGRLRAAFNFLWIPYDAVDTFLPKGSEQRRWYEAEVGWKVENVLAQEGVDRVERQEDRARWGQRMRGAGFRAVAFGEEAAGEIRTMLNEHAAGWGMKREDDDLMLTWKGHNVVFASAWAPS comes from the coding sequence ATGCCTTGTACAAGCACCAAATCCGCTCCTCAAACTGCTGGACGTGTACTAGCTCTGCCTCTTTGCTCTTTTCTAATCATCGCGGCAGCGTCGCAAATTTGTTGCCTTCCATTCCACCCACCTCGCGACCCCCCCTACATGATGCAGTTCACCCATGCTGCAGTGACTGCACCGCCTCTCTACCCTAATGGACACCACGGGCTAGGGCTAGGGCTCTTTCTTGACGTCGGCGCGCCGAGGGCACGCCCGTGGCCGGCTGCTGGGAGCTTGTTCCCGACGCTGCCGCCCTCCTCAAAGATCTCCCTGGGGAACCTCAACAGCGCCGGCTGCATGGAGCAGCTTCTAGTGCACTGCGCCAACGCCATCGAGGCCAACGACGCCACGCTCACGCAGCAGATTCTGTGGGTGCTCAACAACATCGCCCCCGCCGACGGGGACTCCAACCAGCGGCTCACGGCGGCGTTCCTCTGCGCGCTCGTCGCGCGCGCTTCCAGGACGGGGGCGTGCAAGGCGGTGACCGCGGCCGTGGCCGCCGCGGTCGAGTCGGCCGCGCTCCACGTGCACCGCTTCACGGCCGTCGAGCTCGCCAGCTTCGTCGACCTCACGCCGTGGCACCGGTTCGGCTACATGGCCGCCAACCACGCCATCCTTGAGGCCGTGGAGGGCTTCTCCGTCGTTCACGTCGTCGACCTCAGCACGACGCACTGCATGCAGATCCCGACCCTCATCGACATGCTCGCCAGCCGGGCCGAGGGCCCCCCGATACTCCGGCTCACCGTCGCCGATGTCGGGTGCAGCGGGCCACCGCCGGCGCTCGACATGTCCTACGACGAGCTAGGCGCGAAGCTTGTCAACTTCGCGCGATCCCGCAACGTGACAATGGACTTCCGGATGGTGCCCACCTCGCCGGCCGACGCCTTCACTTCCTTAGTCGACCAGCTCCGGGTGCAGCAGCTGGTCTCGGACGGCACCGAGGcgctcatcctcaactgccacatgcTGCTGCACACCGTGCCGGACGAGACGGCCGGGTCGGTGAGCCTTACTCAGTCGGTCTCGCTCCGGACCATGCTCCTCAAGTCCATCCGAACCCTCGACCCAACGCTGGTCGTGGTGGCCGAGGAGGATGCCGACTTCACGGCGGGGGACGTGGTGGGGAGGCTCCGGGCGGCGTTCAACTTCCTGTGGATCCCGTACGACGCCGTGGACACCTTCCTGCCCAAGGGGAGCGAGCAGCGGCGGTGGTACGAGGCGGAGGTCGGGTGGAAGGTGGAGAACGTGCTGGCGCAGGAAGGGGTGGACAGGGTGGAGCGGCAGGAGGACCGGGCGAGGTGGGGGCAAAGGATGCGCGGCGCGGGGTTCCGGGCGGTGGCTTTCGGCGAGGAGGCGGCCGGGGAGATAAGGACAATGTTGAACGAGCACGCGGCCGGGTGGGGGATGAAGCGGGAGGACGACGACCTCATGCTCACATGGAAGGGGCACAACGTTGTTTTCGCCTCGGCGTGGGCACCGTCGTGA